The following are from one region of the Syngnathus acus chromosome 10, fSynAcu1.2, whole genome shotgun sequence genome:
- the trmt112 gene encoding multifunctional methyltransferase subunit TRM112-like protein — MKLLTHNMLTSHVKGVTNGYPLLIKPTEVKVNEVDFNAQFVSRMIPKLVWSALLQAAEELGQRQDLPGELVADYEHNEEFLKKVHRVLLEVEVMEGCLQCPESGRQFPITKGIPNMLLNEDEV, encoded by the exons ATGAAGCTTCTTACGCATAACATGCTGACTTCTCACGTCAAGGGCGTCACCAACGGATACCCGCTGCTGATCAAG CCAACGGAGGTGAAAGTGAACGAGGTGGACTTCAACGCGCAATTTGTCAGCCGTATGATTCCCAAGCTTGTGTGGAGCGCTCTGCTCCAAGCTGCAGAGGAG TTGGGTCAGCGACAAGACCTGCCCGGTGAACTGGTAGCTGACTATGAACACAATGAGGAGTTCCTCAAGAAAGTACACAGAGTTCTCTTGGAG GTGGAGGTGATGGAGGGCTGTCTGCAGTGTCCCGAGTCAGGGCGACAGTTCCCCATCACCAAAGGGATCCCCAATATGCTACTCAATGAAGACGAGGTGTag
- the tgfb5 gene encoding transforming growth factor beta-2 proprotein produces MWLSRLALLLLLRLSFALVKGINTCAFINLDEQKSRRIEAVRGQILSKLRIQSPPDDDDEVGAAAAAGGTVPVEVMLLYNSTRELLKERARLADSTCERESSEEDYYAKEVQRIDMLPQRTQTNTVQPLPLDPHYRSVLFDVSNVDMTNSTLVKAEFRIFRAPNPQARASEQRVEIYQLLKPDEDSTSTQRYIDSRTVQPRARGAWLSVDVTETVKDWVSEPEKNLGLKLGVHCPCCTFVPATNNIVPNKSEELEALFAGVDDEQLRLLKQQSQVKGQADFSSKTPHLILTLLPSDRVENPAKRNRKKRAAATEAATCSRGSESGCCLRSLYIDFRRDLNWKWIHEPKGYKANFCAGNCPYLWSANNHYNMILPLYNKLNPEASASPCCVPQDLEPLTIMYFIGRSPRVEQLSNMVVKSCKCR; encoded by the exons ATGTGGCTGTCTCGTTTggctctgctgctgctcctccggCTTTCCTTCGCGCTGGTCAAGGGCATCAATACTTGCGCCTTCATCAACCTGGACGAGCAGAAGTCGCGGCGCATCGAGGCGGTGCGCGGGCAGATTCTCAGCAAGCTGCGCATCCAGAGCCCGccggacgacgacgacgaggtgggggcggcggcggcggccggcgGTACGGTGCCCGTGGAGGTCATGTTGCTGTATAACAGCACtcgggagctgctgaaggagAGAGCGCGTCTGGCAGACTCGACATGCGAACGGGAGAGCAGCGAGGAGGACTACTACGCTAAAGAAGTGCAGAGGATCGACATGCTGCCCCAGCGCACGCAAACCA ACACAGTTCAGCCGCTGCCACTGGACCCGCATTACAGAAGCGTCCTGTTCGACGTGAGCAACGTGGACATGACAAACAGCACGCTAGTCAAGGCTGAGTTCAGGATCTTCCGAGCCCCTAACCCGCAGGCCCGGGCCTCCGAGCAGAGAGTGGAGATCTATCAG CTGCTGAAGCCGGACGAGGACAGCACGTCCACGCAGCGCTACATCGACTCTCGCACCGTGCAGCCGCGAGCAAGGGGAGCCTGGCTCTCGGTGGACGTCACAGAAACTGTCAAGGACTGGGTGTCGGAGCCAG AGAAAAATCTGGGCTTGAAGCTGGGTGTCCACTGTCCATGCTGCACCTTCGTCCCCGCCACCAACAACATTGTTCCTAACAAGAGCGAGGAACTGGAGGCTCTCTTTGCAG gCGTGGACGACGAGCAGCTGCGCCTGCTAAAGCAGCAGAGCCAGGTGAAAGGTCAGGCGGACTTCAGCAGCAAAACGCCTCACCTCATCCTCACCCTGCTGCCCAGCGACCGAGTAGAAAACCCGGCCAAGAGGAACCGCAAAAAGAGGGCGGCGGCTACCGAGGCAGCAACCTGCTCGCG CGGATCCGAGTCGGGCTGCTGCCTACGCTCGCTCTACATCGACTTCCGGCGCGACCTCAACTGGAAGTGGATCCACGAGCCCAAAGGTTACAAGGCCAACTTCTGCGCCGGCAACTGTCCTTACCTCTGGAGCGCCAACAACCACTACAACATG ATCCTACCGCTGTACAACAAGCTGAACCCCGAAGCGTCAGCGTCACCCTGCTGCGTCCCCCAGGACCTGGAGCCCCTCACCATCATGTACTTTATCGGACGCAGCCCCCGCGTGGAGCAGCTCTCCAACATGGTGGTCAAGTCCTGCAAGTGTCGCTAG
- the kcnk4a gene encoding uncharacterized protein kcnk4a isoform X1 translates to MRCTTVLALLFGVVLYLGMGALVFQNLEASEESDKFQQLLVAKNDFLSNHSCVSEREFYKLVKGVASAVEAGLEVSSLSSNFTTRWDVASAFFFCGAIITTIGFGNLSPRTWYGQLFCVCYALVGIPMFGILLAGVGDHMGTVLRRAVAKIETLFLKRHVRPTTVRVISAVLSILIGCLIFLAVPTVVFQKSEGWSFLESLYFVVITLTTVGFGDYVPGGNVFFIRTDFGAHLIKKNIWPFNHSVEFLVERQGIAKQFEFRESHLKRHNWKLCVCSRVYRDGSHAGGLFFKPLVWLWIVFGLAYFASILTMIGNWLRVLSKRTRAEMEELRAHATDWTQHMSKDFRIPNPLEFNDPFLLQRRRWKRSERRRIRRGAQVTLGYWARGGSENGHLPGHWAGLSSSMSRLEGLGSSPEMIMMTKVRGRPVVGGGTMPRAMPSEPSAALRQQVARRSLPHLLTRPFSLPAAPSASELDSPEAAVQDASFSGSDLDSRSDISSASSSFSVLRKFQAHRALEAEGDRMKLKEEVRCGENNPSSGPHLPALPPYSTGLLDFFGENLAYIDESSDALSEHADDRKRRSRKPKRKSLRSVRREPAYEWSPHQARRPGEDLQPPSNPPTPPPDWSLSLPTHTDLPQTL, encoded by the exons GGAGTGGCGTCTGCGGTGGAAGCGGGCCTGGAGGTGAGCAGCCTCTCCAGCAACTTCACCACGCGCTGGGACGTAGCCTCGGCCTTCTTTTTCTGCGGCGCCATCATCACCACCATAG GTTTCGGGAACCTGTCTCCTCGCACGTGGTACGGACAGCTCTTCTGCGTGTGCTATGCTCTTGTAGGCATTCCCATGTTTGGCATCCTGCTGGCCGGAGTAGGTGACCACATGGGCACTGTGCTTCGAAGGGCGGTGGCCAAGATCGAGACCCTCTTTCTG AAGCGTCATGTGCGTCCCACGACGGTGCGCGTCATCTCGGCCGTGCTGTCCATCCTGATCGGCTGCCTCATTTTCTTGGCCGTGCCCACGGTCGTCTTTCAGAAATCGGAGGGCTGGTCCTTCCTGGAGTCGCTCTACTTTGTGGTCATCACACTCACTACGGTGGGCTTCGGAGACTATGTGCCAGGTGGGAATGTTTTCTTCATCAGAACAGATTTTGGTGCGcatttgattaaaaagaaTATATGGCCCTTCAACCACTCAGTGGAATTCTTGGTGGAAAGGCAAGGAATTGCCAAACAGTTTGAGTTCCGAGAATCACATCTTAAGAGACACAATtggaaattgtgtgtgtgttcacgtGTGTATCGAGATGGTAGTCACGCTGGCGGCCTGTTCTTCAAACCTCTTGTGTGGTTGTGGATCGTGTTCGGTCTGGCCTACTTTGCCTCCATCCTCACCATGATTGGCAACTGGCTGCGTGTGCTCTCCAAGAGGACCCGCGCTGAG ATGGAGGAGCTGCGCGCTCACGCCACCGACTGGACGCAGCACATGTCCAAGGATTTCCGCATTCCCAACCCTCTGGAGTTCAATGACCCGTTCCTCTTGCAACGCCGGCGCTGGAAGCGCAGCGAGCGTCGCCGCATCCGCCGCGGAGCTCAGGTCACGCTAGGCTACTGGGCCCGGGGCGGCTCGGAGAACGGACACCTCCCCGGCCACTGGGCCGGCCTGTCCAGCTCCATGAGTCGGCTGGAGGGGCTGGGCTCCTCCCCGGAGATGATCATGATGACCAAGGTGAGGGGGAGGCCCGTGGTTGGCGGCGGTACAATGCCAAGGGCCATGCCGTCCGAGCCGTCTGCTGCTTTGCGTCAGCAGGTTGCGCGTCGCTCCTTACCCCATCTCCTCACACGGCCCTTCTCCCTTCCCGCGGCTCCGTCCGCCTCCGAGCTGGACTCCCCCGAAGCCGCCGTACAGGATGCCTCTTTCTCAGGATCAGACTTGGACTCCAGATCCGACATTTCCTCTGCGTCTTCGTCCTTCTCGGTTCTGCGTAAGTTCCAGGCTCACCGTGCACTTGAAGCGGAAGGAGATAGAATGAAACTCAAAGAGGAGGTAAGATGTGGGGAGAACAATCCGAGTTCCGGCCCCCATTTGCCAGCCCTTCCACCCTACTCCACGGGCCTCTTGGACTTTTTCGGCGAGAACTTGGCATACATCGACGAGTCGTCGGACGCGCTGAGCGAGCACGCAGACGATAGGAAGCGGCGCTCGCGCAAGCCCAAGCGGAAGAGCCTGAGGAGCGTGAGAAGAGAGCCGGCATACGAGTGGAGCCCCCACCAGGCGAGGAGGCCCGGCGAAGACTTGCAGCCACCGTCCAATCCGCCCACGCCGCCTCCGGACTGGTCGCTGTCATTACCGACTCACACGGACTTGCCACAGACGCTTTGA